The following proteins come from a genomic window of Nostoc sp. TCL26-01:
- a CDS encoding class I SAM-dependent methyltransferase yields the protein MLMIDKLWRVVTIIGLMWGCWLLNSPSIATADSLSSNKQSNVYEQRTIHSPDGIGKYYLGREIAKYMGHSGAGWLERSSREVEEQPSKLINALNLQPGDVVADIGAGTGYISFQIAPLLKDGKVLAVDIQPEMLEIIEFFKQEKKIANVETVLATPNNPNLPPASVDVALMVDAYHEFEYPQEVMQGIVQALKPGGRVVLVEYRGENPFIMIKLLHKMTQKQVRQEMATVGLKLRDTKNLLPQQHLMVFENNS from the coding sequence ATGCTAATGATTGATAAACTCTGGCGTGTGGTAACAATTATTGGGTTGATGTGGGGATGTTGGCTGTTAAATTCTCCTAGCATAGCAACAGCAGATTCTCTATCCTCTAATAAACAATCTAATGTTTATGAACAACGGACTATCCACAGTCCAGATGGCATTGGTAAATATTATCTTGGGCGAGAAATTGCCAAGTATATGGGACACTCAGGTGCAGGTTGGTTGGAACGAAGTAGCCGTGAGGTAGAGGAACAGCCAAGTAAGTTAATTAATGCCTTAAATTTACAACCTGGAGATGTAGTAGCCGATATTGGTGCTGGTACAGGTTACATTAGCTTTCAAATTGCGCCTTTATTAAAAGATGGTAAGGTTTTGGCTGTGGATATTCAGCCAGAAATGTTGGAGATTATTGAGTTTTTCAAACAGGAGAAAAAGATTGCTAACGTTGAGACTGTTTTAGCAACACCCAATAACCCCAATCTCCCACCCGCAAGTGTAGATGTCGCACTCATGGTAGATGCTTATCATGAGTTTGAGTATCCCCAAGAAGTGATGCAAGGAATTGTCCAAGCACTAAAACCAGGTGGTAGGGTGGTGCTGGTAGAGTATCGGGGAGAAAATCCTTTCATCATGATTAAACTTCTGCACAAGATGACGCAAAAACAAGTACGTCAAGAAATGGCAACTGTGGGTTTGAAATTGCGAGACACCAAAAATTTACTACCCCAACAACATTTGATGGTATTTGAAAATAATTCGTAA
- a CDS encoding VOC family protein, with the protein MITSPQSLNSVLAPGNLRKVHHIALNVQDMQASRHFYGHILGLHELTGEEIPATLIELVQAGKVANFVTPDGMILDLFWTPDLTPPNPDPEQSFTRAYHLAFDIDSRLFEQAVAVLRDNNIAIAHGPVTRPTGRGVYFYDPDGFMVEIRCDPDE; encoded by the coding sequence ATGATCACAAGTCCTCAATCCCTAAACAGCGTTCTAGCACCTGGTAACTTGCGTAAGGTACATCATATTGCCTTAAATGTTCAGGATATGCAAGCTTCTCGACATTTTTACGGCCATATCTTAGGGTTACATGAACTCACAGGAGAGGAAATACCTGCAACTTTGATAGAACTAGTTCAAGCTGGGAAAGTTGCCAACTTTGTTACCCCGGATGGGATGATTTTAGATTTATTTTGGACACCTGATTTAACACCACCAAATCCAGATCCCGAACAGAGTTTTACTAGAGCCTATCATTTAGCATTTGATATCGATTCTCGCTTATTTGAGCAAGCCGTAGCAGTTTTGAGGGATAATAATATTGCGATCGCTCATGGCCCTGTGACTCGTCCTACAGGTAGAGGTGTATACTTTTACGATCCCGATGGCTTTATGGTGGAAATTCGCTGCGATCCAGATGAATAA
- a CDS encoding dolichyl-phosphate-mannose--protein mannosyltransferase: MTKNWYRIGLVGIFLLSLTLRFWGLDRFNTLVFDEIYYAKFGNNYLNSIPFFDGHPPLGKYMIALGMWLSDYIPFWHDGVNGLTGSLRSPISYRWMNALSGSFLPIIMAGIAYQLSYRRSFALLAALFTAFDGIFLVESRYALINIYIVIFGLLGQWLFLLALTSQNQKRTLYLVFSGIAFGASVATKWNGLFFLAGIYLIWSVGWLVNFFSNDITDDLSAYTSNNSPFPSISYQQPTNQNLSALKNLAQIKFKQIILFLGMVPATIYSLLWLPHLKINPKFGFIKVHEEILAFHERLGGNTPKVHPYCAAWYKWPLLTRPMAYYYQTTQNVQDPLPVLGPPLPNGTGKVIYDVHAMGNPFLWWFGVGALLFLLGMVIIQVAIPSVQQKRLYFPTKLSTDTWIALYLVLNYAINLLPWVKVTRCVFIYHYMTAVVFAFLAIAWFVDQCLRSYYPPLRVVGVSVAFLIIAAFIFWMPIYLGLPLSSEAYKWRMWLKSWI, from the coding sequence ATGACTAAAAATTGGTACAGAATTGGGTTGGTGGGGATATTTTTGCTGTCACTCACCTTGCGGTTTTGGGGGCTAGATAGGTTTAATACGCTGGTATTTGATGAGATTTACTATGCTAAATTTGGCAATAACTATCTTAACTCCATACCGTTTTTTGATGGTCATCCACCTTTAGGCAAGTATATGATTGCCTTGGGGATGTGGTTAAGCGATTATATTCCTTTTTGGCATGATGGTGTTAATGGACTGACGGGTTCTTTGCGATCGCCTATAAGTTATCGTTGGATGAATGCCCTTTCCGGCTCATTTTTGCCGATAATTATGGCTGGTATCGCCTATCAATTAAGTTATCGTCGTAGCTTTGCTTTATTAGCTGCTTTATTCACCGCTTTTGATGGCATATTTCTCGTAGAATCTCGCTATGCCTTAATCAATATTTATATAGTTATCTTTGGATTATTGGGGCAATGGTTGTTTTTATTAGCCTTAACTAGTCAAAATCAAAAACGCACGTTATATCTAGTGTTTTCAGGTATAGCTTTTGGTGCTTCAGTGGCTACAAAGTGGAATGGTTTATTTTTTCTGGCGGGTATTTATTTAATTTGGAGTGTGGGTTGGTTGGTCAACTTTTTCTCCAATGATATCACAGATGATTTATCTGCTTATACCAGCAATAACTCACCGTTTCCCTCAATTAGTTATCAGCAACCCACTAACCAAAACCTATCTGCACTCAAAAATTTAGCCCAAATTAAGTTTAAGCAAATTATCTTATTTTTGGGGATGGTTCCAGCTACAATTTATAGCTTACTTTGGCTTCCTCACCTGAAAATAAATCCCAAATTTGGGTTTATCAAAGTCCATGAAGAAATACTCGCATTTCATGAACGCCTGGGGGGAAATACACCAAAAGTACATCCTTATTGTGCAGCTTGGTATAAATGGCCGTTGCTAACTCGACCAATGGCTTATTATTACCAAACAACTCAAAATGTTCAAGATCCTTTACCTGTGTTGGGACCGCCTTTGCCTAATGGCACAGGAAAAGTGATTTACGATGTTCATGCAATGGGCAATCCATTTTTATGGTGGTTTGGTGTAGGTGCTTTATTATTTTTGTTAGGAATGGTCATAATTCAAGTAGCGATTCCTTCAGTACAGCAAAAGCGACTTTATTTTCCAACCAAACTTTCTACTGATACTTGGATAGCTCTATATCTAGTTTTAAATTATGCGATTAACTTACTGCCTTGGGTGAAGGTGACGCGGTGTGTTTTTATCTATCATTATATGACGGCTGTAGTGTTTGCATTTTTAGCGATCGCTTGGTTTGTTGATCAGTGCCTACGTAGTTATTATCCCCCTCTCAGGGTTGTAGGTGTATCAGTTGCTTTTTTAATTATCGCTGCTTTTATTTTCTGGATGCCGATTTATTTAGGTTTACCCCTGTCTTCTGAGGCTTATAAATGGCGAATGTGGTTGAAATCTTGGATTTAG
- a CDS encoding GNAT family N-acetyltransferase, translated as MENFSAVFKNFPQLTTKNLILRETTLADAPAVFQIFADDEVTKYHDLDTATSVDQAKFLIERRAERFQNQQGIRWGIARKEDNLIIGSCGYSIKNRYQAEIGYELARTYWRKGLMTEALSEIIKWGFQQLDLNRIEAFVLPENNASIKLLENLQFVEEGLLREYGFWKGKFHNLQVFSLLKRDYSN; from the coding sequence ATGGAAAACTTCAGTGCTGTGTTTAAAAACTTTCCCCAACTAACAACTAAAAACCTCATTCTCCGGGAAACAACCCTAGCTGATGCACCAGCAGTTTTTCAAATTTTTGCTGATGATGAAGTAACCAAGTATCATGATCTAGATACTGCTACTAGTGTAGATCAGGCGAAATTTTTGATTGAGCGACGTGCAGAAAGATTTCAAAATCAACAAGGTATTCGTTGGGGAATTGCCAGGAAAGAAGATAATCTAATCATTGGTTCTTGTGGCTATAGTATTAAAAATCGTTATCAGGCGGAAATAGGCTACGAACTTGCCAGAACATATTGGCGCAAGGGTTTGATGACAGAAGCTTTAAGCGAGATTATTAAATGGGGTTTTCAGCAATTAGATTTAAATCGGATTGAAGCATTTGTGCTGCCGGAGAATAATGCTTCTATTAAGTTACTGGAGAACTTACAATTTGTAGAGGAAGGACTATTGAGAGAATATGGATTTTGGAAAGGCAAATTTCACAATTTGCAAGTCTTCTCTTTGTTGAAAAGAGACTACAGTAATTAA
- the guaA gene encoding glutamine-hydrolyzing GMP synthase, whose product MNTVVTLPTEQAPQTVEEFGRLERQIIVILDFGSQYSELIARRIRETQVYSEVLSYRTSAEHLRQLSPKGIILSGGPSSVYSDRAPHCDPEIWNLGVPILGVCYGMQLMVNQLGGEVAKADRGEYGKASLYIDDPTDLLTNVEDGTTMWMSHGDSVTKMPPGFELLAHTENTPCAAVADHEKKLYGVQFHPEVVHSIGGLALIRNFVYHICECEPTWTTAAFVEEAIREIRAKVGDKRVLLALSGGVDSSTLAFLLYKAIGEQLTCVFIDQGFMRKYEPERLLKLFQEQFHIPVEYVNARDRFLEIMTHVTDPEEKRRRIGHEFIRTFEETSKRLGPFDYLAQGTLYPDVIESADTNVDPQTGERVAVKIKSHHNVGGLPKDLRFKLVEPLRKLFKDEVRKVGRSIGLPEEIVQRQPFPGPGLAIRILGEVTAERLNILRDADLIVRQEINQRGLYNEYWQAFAVLLPVRSVGVMGDQRTYAYPIVLRIVKSEDGMTADWARVPYDVLEAISNRIVNEVKGVNRVVYDITSKPPGTIEWE is encoded by the coding sequence ATGAATACAGTGGTGACTCTACCAACCGAACAAGCCCCACAAACAGTAGAAGAGTTTGGGCGGCTTGAGCGTCAAATCATTGTCATATTAGACTTTGGCTCTCAGTACTCCGAATTGATTGCCCGACGTATCCGCGAGACTCAAGTATACTCTGAAGTTTTGTCTTATCGCACCTCGGCTGAACATTTACGTCAACTCAGTCCCAAGGGCATCATCCTTTCTGGTGGCCCCAGTTCAGTTTATAGCGATCGCGCTCCCCATTGTGACCCAGAAATCTGGAATTTAGGCGTACCGATTTTAGGTGTATGCTATGGAATGCAACTGATGGTTAATCAACTCGGTGGGGAAGTAGCCAAAGCTGACCGAGGCGAATATGGTAAAGCATCATTATATATAGATGATCCCACAGACTTGCTGACAAATGTGGAAGATGGGACGACGATGTGGATGAGTCATGGCGACTCAGTGACAAAAATGCCCCCAGGATTTGAATTACTCGCTCATACCGAAAATACTCCCTGTGCGGCTGTTGCAGATCATGAGAAAAAGCTTTATGGTGTGCAATTTCACCCAGAAGTAGTACATTCCATCGGTGGTTTAGCTTTAATCCGTAACTTTGTTTACCACATCTGTGAGTGTGAACCCACTTGGACGACAGCCGCCTTTGTCGAAGAAGCGATTCGAGAAATTCGCGCTAAAGTTGGTGACAAACGGGTGTTGTTGGCGCTATCTGGCGGTGTAGATTCTTCTACCTTGGCTTTTTTATTATACAAAGCGATCGGTGAGCAACTGACTTGTGTATTTATTGACCAAGGCTTTATGCGGAAGTATGAGCCAGAAAGGTTGTTGAAATTATTCCAAGAACAGTTTCATATCCCTGTTGAGTATGTTAACGCCCGCGATCGCTTTCTGGAAATCATGACTCATGTCACAGACCCAGAAGAAAAACGCCGCCGCATTGGTCACGAATTTATCCGCACATTTGAAGAAACATCCAAACGCCTCGGCCCCTTTGATTATTTAGCTCAAGGTACTCTCTACCCCGATGTCATCGAATCAGCTGACACCAACGTTGACCCCCAAACCGGCGAACGGGTAGCAGTGAAAATTAAGAGTCATCACAATGTTGGTGGCTTACCCAAAGACTTGAGATTTAAACTCGTCGAACCACTGCGGAAGTTATTTAAAGATGAAGTCCGCAAAGTCGGACGTTCTATCGGTTTACCAGAAGAAATTGTCCAACGCCAACCTTTTCCCGGCCCTGGTTTAGCAATTCGCATTTTAGGTGAAGTTACAGCCGAAAGGTTGAATATTCTCCGAGATGCTGATTTAATTGTTCGTCAAGAAATTAACCAACGCGGTCTATACAACGAATATTGGCAAGCATTTGCAGTCTTACTACCCGTCCGCAGTGTTGGTGTGATGGGTGACCAACGCACCTATGCTTACCCCATTGTCTTACGAATTGTCAAGAGCGAAGATGGCATGACAGCAGACTGGGCGCGTGTACCTTATGATGTGCTGGAAGCCATTTCTAACCGCATTGTCAATGAGGTCAAAGGTGTCAACCGCGTGGTTTACGATATTACTTCCAAGCCGCCTGGAACTATTGAGTGGGAGTAA
- the cbiD gene encoding cobalt-precorrin-5B (C(1))-methyltransferase CbiD, with protein MRSGYTLPVFACAAAVAALHWLRQRQSLQVAMVDLIEPAQVAEILVEQVAGLSDGMALAVTRSDPGDNLDLTRDTPIWALVEWGGVEGEQVTIKGGEGIGKQLNADNQPAIYSYAQKLLRENLSRLLAPTEKITVTVILPEGRSLALRTSNSAFGVVEGLSLLGTTGISQPLSTPAQLDAFRQELQHKASQFNSLVFCIGENGLDLAPKIGINPEKLVKTANWLGAMLVEADRLGVKEILLFGYHGKLLKLAGGIFHTHHHLADGRREILAAHCALAGLNLADIEVVFHSATAEAALKHLRTLDSSTGSDWVNQVYSAIAQTIDTRSQEYIQSHSKRGAAATICGSILFDRDRKIIVKSKTACNLLENLC; from the coding sequence ATTCGTAGCGGATATACTTTACCTGTTTTTGCTTGTGCGGCGGCTGTTGCGGCTTTGCATTGGTTACGTCAGCGTCAATCTTTACAAGTGGCGATGGTGGACTTAATTGAGCCGGCACAAGTGGCAGAAATTCTGGTTGAACAGGTAGCGGGACTATCTGATGGTATGGCTTTGGCTGTAACTCGCAGTGATCCTGGTGATAATCTGGATTTGACTAGAGATACACCAATTTGGGCGTTGGTGGAGTGGGGAGGAGTTGAGGGTGAGCAAGTAACTATTAAAGGTGGCGAAGGAATTGGTAAGCAACTGAATGCGGATAACCAACCAGCTATTTATAGTTATGCTCAGAAGTTGTTGCGGGAAAATTTAAGTCGATTACTAGCACCAACAGAAAAAATCACGGTGACAGTCATATTACCAGAAGGGCGATCGCTTGCTTTGCGTACTTCTAATTCGGCTTTTGGGGTGGTGGAAGGACTCTCTTTGTTGGGGACGACGGGAATTTCTCAACCTCTCAGTACACCTGCTCAGTTAGATGCTTTTCGCCAGGAATTACAACACAAAGCTAGTCAGTTTAACAGCTTGGTATTTTGCATTGGCGAAAATGGCTTAGATTTAGCACCAAAAATCGGTATTAACCCAGAGAAATTGGTAAAAACTGCTAATTGGTTAGGGGCAATGTTGGTAGAGGCTGATAGATTGGGTGTTAAGGAAATCTTATTGTTTGGCTATCATGGTAAGTTGCTAAAACTAGCCGGGGGCATTTTTCATACCCATCATCACTTAGCTGATGGCCGAAGGGAAATCTTAGCGGCGCACTGTGCTTTAGCAGGATTAAACTTAGCAGATATAGAAGTTGTGTTTCATAGTGCTACAGCCGAAGCGGCGCTAAAACACTTAAGAACATTAGATAGTTCTACAGGTAGTGATTGGGTAAATCAAGTTTACAGTGCGATCGCCCAAACTATCGATACTCGCAGCCAAGAATATATCCAAAGCCACAGTAAAAGAGGCGCAGCAGCGACGATTTGCGGTTCCATTTTATTTGACCGCGATCGCAAAATTATTGTAAAGAGCAAAACTGCTTGTAACTTACTGGAAAATTTATGTTAA
- a CDS encoding DUF3177 family protein yields the protein MENEVWFRQLVWIDYRLAVLFLMIIPIILLIWAYVQQTEAIQRLLMIYLRVSSLLAITIYLMIAQYPVSFISGLMGQILIPISLWFWVDLNDEIEYQPSSLLKLLFTSWRWAVTVYAILGTIAFVPFLGCAFSSNVVKNPACSVWFEAPLLFKDYFHHNTKPAFLGFLGIVGLAIYVLYLSYFVLIKLGKQGRSATPQ from the coding sequence ATGGAAAATGAAGTTTGGTTTCGTCAGTTAGTCTGGATTGACTATCGACTAGCAGTATTATTTCTGATGATTATTCCCATTATTCTGTTGATTTGGGCTTATGTACAACAAACGGAAGCCATTCAACGGTTGTTAATGATTTATTTGCGAGTTTCCAGCCTCTTAGCCATTACCATCTACCTGATGATTGCTCAGTACCCAGTTAGTTTTATCTCTGGCTTAATGGGGCAAATCCTCATACCGATTTCACTGTGGTTTTGGGTGGATCTCAATGACGAAATTGAATATCAACCCAGCAGCTTGCTGAAGTTACTTTTTACCTCCTGGCGCTGGGCTGTAACCGTTTATGCTATTTTAGGAACCATTGCCTTTGTACCCTTTTTGGGTTGTGCTTTTTCTAGCAATGTTGTAAAAAATCCTGCCTGTAGCGTCTGGTTTGAAGCTCCCTTGCTGTTTAAAGACTACTTCCATCACAACACTAAACCCGCTTTTCTAGGCTTCTTGGGTATAGTTGGTCTAGCCATATATGTACTATATTTAAGCTACTTTGTTTTAATTAAGCTGGGTAAGCAGGGACGCTCCGCAACACCACAGTAA
- a CDS encoding Calvin cycle protein CP12: MTDTQAQNLNEKIQEEVEQARAVCDISGSNSAECAAAWDAVEELQAEASHQRQDKKKNSLEQYCDDNPDAAECRVYDE, from the coding sequence ATGACCGACACTCAAGCACAAAACCTTAACGAAAAAATCCAAGAAGAAGTAGAACAAGCCCGTGCTGTCTGTGATATATCAGGTAGCAACTCAGCAGAGTGTGCTGCGGCTTGGGATGCAGTTGAAGAACTGCAAGCTGAAGCCTCCCACCAGCGCCAAGACAAAAAGAAAAATTCTCTAGAACAGTACTGCGATGATAACCCAGATGCAGCTGAATGCAGAGTCTACGATGAATAA
- a CDS encoding FIST N-terminal domain-containing protein — MVDRMQWVNALSTRPSLEAAIADVVERAVSSLTAPPDLGLVFISSAFASEYSRVLPLLAEKLAVPVIIGCSGGGVIGTTAGGQTQELEAEAALSLTLAHLPGVNLQVFHVIAEDLPDLDSPPDAWMNLTGVPASPIPQFILLSSAFSSGVNDLLQGLDFAYPGSVILGGQASAGGMGGRLALFCNDKLHREGTVGLALSGNIVVETIVAQGCRPIGQPLQVTKSERNIIIELDEKVPLVVLRDLIASLSEQERALAQNSLFVGVAMDEFKLSLQQGDFLVRSILGVDPAGGAIAIGDLVRPGQRLQFHLRDAQTSAEDLEFLLERYQRQGIDGSTSSTIGALMFACVGRGEGLYGKPHFDSGLFSRYIPNVPVGGFFCGGEIGPVGGRTFLHGYTSVFGICREISNG, encoded by the coding sequence ATGGTAGACCGAATGCAGTGGGTAAATGCCCTATCAACTCGTCCTTCTTTAGAAGCAGCCATAGCAGATGTGGTAGAACGGGCTGTCTCATCGTTAACAGCACCGCCTGATTTAGGACTGGTGTTTATTTCCTCTGCTTTTGCCAGTGAGTATTCTAGGGTTTTACCTCTACTAGCCGAAAAACTGGCTGTACCTGTAATTATTGGTTGTAGTGGTGGTGGTGTGATTGGAACTACTGCTGGTGGACAAACTCAAGAACTAGAAGCAGAAGCAGCGCTGAGTCTGACTTTGGCTCATCTACCAGGGGTAAACTTGCAAGTTTTTCACGTGATAGCGGAAGATTTGCCCGACTTAGATAGTCCTCCAGATGCTTGGATGAATTTAACTGGTGTGCCAGCATCACCAATACCCCAGTTTATTTTGCTATCTAGTGCTTTTTCTTCTGGAGTGAACGATTTGTTACAAGGGCTGGATTTTGCCTATCCTGGTTCGGTAATTTTGGGTGGACAAGCCAGTGCTGGGGGTATGGGTGGTCGTCTGGCTTTATTTTGTAATGATAAGCTACACCGTGAGGGTACAGTAGGCTTGGCGTTGAGTGGCAATATTGTTGTAGAAACTATAGTAGCTCAAGGATGTAGACCGATTGGTCAACCACTGCAAGTCACCAAGTCGGAACGCAACATCATCATAGAACTAGATGAGAAAGTTCCTTTGGTGGTGTTACGAGATTTGATTGCGAGTCTCAGTGAACAAGAACGTGCTTTAGCACAGAATTCTCTGTTTGTGGGGGTAGCAATGGATGAATTTAAGCTGTCTTTGCAGCAGGGAGACTTTTTAGTTCGCAGTATTCTGGGGGTAGATCCTGCTGGAGGTGCGATCGCTATCGGTGATCTAGTTCGTCCCGGACAAAGGTTACAATTTCACTTACGGGATGCTCAAACCTCAGCCGAAGACTTAGAATTTCTCCTAGAACGCTATCAACGACAAGGAATAGATGGTTCGACTAGTTCGACTATCGGCGCGTTAATGTTTGCCTGTGTTGGTAGGGGTGAAGGCCTCTATGGCAAACCCCACTTCGATTCTGGGCTATTTAGCCGCTACATCCCCAATGTCCCCGTCGGTGGTTTTTTCTGCGGCGGCGAAATCGGCCCTGTCGGTGGTAGAACTTTTTTACATGGATATACTTCAGTGTTTGGGATTTGTCGAGAAATTAGTAATGGGTAA
- a CDS encoding metallophosphoesterase codes for MVLNFRFAVVSDLHIALPHTIWDHPSRFHLVEVSIPALDSVIERLTQLDLDFLLLPGDLTQHGEPENHLWLQERLSQLPFPAYVVPGNHDVPVLMANQQSIAIADFPQYYRKCGYKDTDQLYYTQQLLPGVRLIGLNSNFFNQQGQQLGRLDAQQMQWLEEVLAAAVDELVLVMVHHNVVEHLPHQSNHPMASRYMLENAPEVLQLLQRYGVKLVFTGHLHVQDVACTGGVYDITTGSLVSYPHPYRVLEFHRDQQGKEWLQILSHRVESVPDFPNLQHLSRQWMGDRSFPFLVKLLTQSPLNLSLTQAQELAPSLRDFWATIADGDALLDYPQFPQEVRHYIQTYGAIAHSGTPAFIDNNSTLLLENSAKYRTDTANQQTLVRIGNRG; via the coding sequence ATGGTGCTAAATTTTCGCTTTGCCGTAGTTAGCGACTTACACATCGCGCTTCCTCACACAATTTGGGATCATCCTAGCAGGTTTCATTTGGTAGAAGTAAGTATCCCAGCCTTGGATAGCGTCATCGAACGTTTAACACAACTTGATTTAGATTTTTTATTGCTACCAGGAGATTTAACTCAACACGGCGAACCAGAGAACCATCTTTGGTTACAAGAACGTTTATCTCAATTACCTTTTCCAGCTTATGTTGTGCCGGGAAATCATGATGTTCCTGTACTAATGGCGAATCAACAATCAATTGCTATTGCTGATTTTCCTCAGTATTATCGCAAGTGCGGCTATAAAGATACTGACCAACTTTATTACACTCAGCAACTACTACCTGGAGTCAGATTAATTGGGCTAAATTCTAACTTTTTTAATCAACAAGGACAGCAGCTAGGACGGTTAGATGCTCAACAAATGCAATGGTTAGAAGAAGTACTAGCAGCAGCCGTTGATGAATTGGTACTAGTGATGGTGCATCACAATGTAGTCGAGCATTTACCCCATCAATCCAATCATCCGATGGCATCTCGCTATATGTTAGAAAATGCCCCAGAAGTACTGCAATTATTGCAACGTTACGGTGTTAAGTTAGTATTTACAGGTCATTTACACGTCCAAGATGTTGCTTGTACTGGAGGTGTATATGATATAACAACTGGTTCTTTAGTGAGTTATCCACATCCTTACAGAGTTTTAGAATTCCATCGAGATCAACAAGGTAAAGAATGGTTACAAATTTTATCTCATCGAGTGGAATCAGTCCCAGATTTTCCCAACTTACAACATTTATCACGACAATGGATGGGCGATCGCTCTTTTCCTTTCTTAGTCAAACTACTAACTCAATCCCCACTAAACTTATCATTAACACAAGCCCAAGAACTAGCCCCCAGTTTACGTGATTTTTGGGCAACCATTGCCGACGGTGATGCCCTTTTAGATTATCCCCAATTTCCTCAAGAAGTGCGCCACTATATCCAAACCTATGGAGCGATCGCCCATTCTGGTACACCAGCTTTCATTGATAATAATAGTACTTTACTGTTAGAAAATAGTGCAAAATATAGGACTGACACAGCAAATCAGCAAACTCTTGTGCGGATAGGGAATAGGGGATAG
- a CDS encoding DUF1902 domain-containing protein — translation MTQITFKVQAFWDTDAEVWVATSDDVPGLITEASTIEILTQKLRDIIPELITLNKIIPLHYVGSITFELTSYRQELIEVA, via the coding sequence ATGACACAAATCACATTTAAAGTTCAAGCATTTTGGGATACCGATGCAGAGGTTTGGGTAGCAACTAGTGATGACGTACCTGGATTAATAACAGAGGCTTCTACCATAGAGATTCTGACGCAAAAGCTGCGAGATATCATTCCAGAACTGATTACTCTAAACAAAATTATCCCTCTGCATTATGTCGGTTCTATCACCTTTGAACTAACTAGCTATCGACAAGAATTGATTGAGGTAGCTTAA